One stretch of Nakamurella alba DNA includes these proteins:
- a CDS encoding SsgA family sporulation/cell division regulator, which translates to MAGQPITQRHLSVAASTVMTMVTDWADIPVDADLQYHSRDPFAVRMVFSMPGTPAVEWVFARDLIIAGLVGPSGHGDVQVFPGEQGIVLELNSPGGQAQLVAERPALVRFVQDMLSAVPLGGEDTYYDIDGEIAGLVDFEVPGSAQV; encoded by the coding sequence ATGGCCGGTCAGCCGATCACCCAGCGCCACCTCTCCGTGGCGGCCAGCACGGTGATGACGATGGTCACCGACTGGGCGGACATCCCGGTCGACGCCGACCTGCAGTACCACTCGCGCGATCCGTTCGCGGTCCGCATGGTCTTCTCCATGCCCGGCACCCCGGCCGTCGAGTGGGTCTTCGCCCGCGACCTGATCATCGCCGGCCTCGTCGGCCCGAGCGGTCACGGCGACGTCCAGGTCTTCCCGGGCGAGCAGGGCATCGTGCTCGAACTGAACTCCCCCGGTGGCCAGGCCCAGCTGGTGGCCGAGCGCCCGGCGCTGGTCCGCTTCGTCCAGGACATGCTTTCCGCCGTCCCGCTGGGCGGCGAGGACACCTACTACGACATCGACGGCGAGATCGCCGGCCTGGTCGACTTCGAGGTCCCCGGCTCCGCCCAGGTCTGA
- a CDS encoding DUF2568 domain-containing protein, translating to MTDRGPLDGASPALAVALTVRFLAELAVLVGVAVLVSSVTSGWWRWPAAALAVVAVAVLWGRFLSPKAAVAIPPAAALGIEAALFLGTGLGLVLTGRPIPAVIGAVVWALDRLALAILRR from the coding sequence GTGACCGATCGCGGACCTCTGGACGGCGCCTCTCCGGCGCTCGCCGTCGCGCTGACCGTCCGGTTCCTGGCGGAGCTCGCCGTGCTCGTCGGCGTCGCGGTGCTGGTGTCGTCGGTCACCTCCGGCTGGTGGCGCTGGCCGGCGGCCGCCCTGGCCGTGGTGGCCGTCGCCGTGCTGTGGGGACGCTTCCTCTCCCCCAAGGCGGCCGTGGCGATCCCGCCGGCCGCGGCACTCGGGATCGAGGCCGCACTGTTCCTCGGCACCGGCCTCGGACTCGTCCTCACCGGGCGTCCGATCCCGGCGGTCATCGGGGCGGTCGTGTGGGCGCTCGACCGGCTCGCGCTGGCGATTCTGCGGCGCTGA
- a CDS encoding zinc-binding dehydrogenase, with amino-acid sequence MRIRAAVLREVGAERPYAGSAPMVLEELELQDPGPGEVLVRITAAGVCHSDLSVIDGNRIRPLPMALGHEAAGTVVDTGPGVADVVPGDQVVLVYVPSCGHCRYCSSGRPALCPDAAAANGRGDLVRGGSRLRTPDGEEVRHHLGVSGFADHAVVDRTSLVVIDKDIEPGTAALFGCAMLTGFGAVMHTAHVRPGESVAVFGLGGVGQAAVMSAAVAGAHPLIAVDPVPAKQQLALELGATHACSPDELAEVLAAHSPGGVDVALEVVGSAAVLRGAYDATARGGRTVSVGLPHPDAEVSLPAMNLVAENRSVLGSYMGSSQPQQDIPAMIALWRAGRLPVHKLATAELPLDEINTAMDNLADGKAVRQVLLPAAP; translated from the coding sequence ATGCGAATCCGGGCCGCGGTGCTGCGGGAGGTCGGGGCCGAGCGCCCCTATGCGGGATCGGCGCCGATGGTGCTGGAGGAACTGGAGTTGCAGGACCCTGGGCCGGGCGAGGTGCTGGTGCGGATCACCGCGGCCGGGGTCTGCCACTCCGACCTGTCGGTGATCGACGGCAACCGGATCCGGCCGCTGCCGATGGCGCTCGGCCACGAGGCGGCCGGGACCGTGGTGGACACCGGGCCCGGCGTCGCCGATGTCGTGCCGGGCGACCAGGTGGTGCTGGTGTACGTGCCGAGCTGCGGGCACTGCCGGTACTGCTCGTCCGGCCGGCCGGCGCTCTGCCCGGACGCGGCTGCGGCGAACGGCCGGGGCGACCTGGTCCGCGGCGGCAGCCGGCTGCGCACGCCCGACGGCGAGGAGGTCCGTCACCACCTGGGCGTCTCCGGGTTCGCGGACCACGCCGTGGTCGACCGCACCTCGCTGGTGGTGATCGACAAGGACATCGAGCCGGGGACCGCGGCCCTCTTCGGCTGCGCGATGCTGACCGGGTTCGGCGCCGTGATGCACACCGCCCACGTGCGCCCCGGCGAATCGGTGGCGGTCTTCGGCCTGGGCGGGGTCGGCCAGGCCGCGGTGATGTCGGCCGCGGTGGCCGGGGCGCACCCGCTGATCGCCGTCGACCCGGTACCGGCCAAGCAGCAGCTGGCGCTCGAGCTCGGCGCCACCCACGCCTGCTCCCCCGACGAACTCGCGGAGGTGCTGGCCGCGCACAGCCCGGGCGGGGTGGACGTGGCGCTGGAGGTGGTGGGATCCGCGGCGGTGCTGCGCGGCGCCTACGATGCCACGGCCCGGGGCGGGCGCACGGTCTCCGTCGGGCTGCCGCATCCCGATGCCGAGGTCAGCCTGCCGGCGATGAACCTGGTCGCCGAGAACCGGTCGGTGCTCGGTTCGTACATGGGGTCGTCGCAGCCGCAGCAGGACATCCCGGCGATGATCGCGCTCTGGCGGGCCGGCCGGCTGCCGGTGCACAAGCTGGCCACCGCCGAGCTGCCGCTCGACGAGATCAACACGGCCATGGACAATCTCGCCGACGGGAAGGCCGTCCGGCAGGTGCTGCTCCCGGCCGCGCCGTGA
- a CDS encoding acyl-CoA thioesterase: MLAQFPVRQLHRTRWADNDSYGHLNNTVHNQLFDTAVNTWLLETCGAELRAADSIGIVAETSVHFLAEAAYPADVTVAVGVEHRGRSSVVYRVAIFTGAGTPDEIACSVGRFVHVYVDRDTRRPVPMPAAVAAAADGIRLA, translated from the coding sequence GTGCTCGCGCAGTTCCCCGTCCGGCAGCTGCACCGCACCCGGTGGGCGGACAACGACAGCTACGGCCACCTGAACAACACGGTGCACAACCAGCTGTTCGACACCGCGGTCAACACCTGGCTGCTGGAGACCTGCGGCGCCGAGCTGCGCGCCGCGGACTCCATCGGGATCGTCGCCGAGACCTCGGTGCACTTCCTCGCCGAGGCGGCCTACCCGGCCGACGTCACCGTCGCGGTCGGCGTCGAGCACCGCGGCCGGAGCAGTGTGGTGTACCGGGTGGCGATCTTCACCGGAGCCGGTACGCCGGACGAGATCGCCTGCTCCGTCGGCAGGTTCGTGCACGTCTACGTCGACCGGGACACGCGCCGACCGGTGCCGATGCCGGCCGCGGTGGCCGCGGCCGCCGACGGCATCCGCTTGGCATGA
- a CDS encoding AAA family ATPase, with amino-acid sequence MTGPRVLVTGMSATGKSTVIGLLAARGFAAVDTDLAEWCVDAVSASGAAEQLWDEPRIGELLDSASKAPLFVSGCHSNQGRFRHRFDHVVLLSTPTPILLQRLSTRTTNDFGKSAAERERILGHIGDVEPLLRASADLEIDTSRHGPDDVVEILLGLAGQPAATGGRSANSPSSSNRRSDGDAGGAV; translated from the coding sequence ATGACCGGCCCGCGGGTGCTGGTCACCGGGATGTCGGCCACCGGCAAGTCGACGGTGATCGGGCTGCTCGCCGCCCGCGGGTTCGCCGCCGTGGACACCGATCTCGCCGAATGGTGCGTCGACGCGGTGTCGGCATCCGGTGCCGCGGAACAGCTCTGGGACGAACCACGCATCGGCGAGCTGCTCGATTCCGCAAGCAAGGCGCCGCTGTTCGTCTCCGGTTGTCACTCCAACCAGGGTCGCTTCCGGCACCGGTTCGACCACGTCGTGCTGCTGTCGACTCCGACACCGATCCTGCTGCAGCGCCTCTCGACCCGGACCACGAACGACTTCGGCAAGTCCGCCGCAGAACGGGAGCGGATCCTCGGGCACATCGGCGACGTGGAGCCACTGCTGCGTGCCTCCGCGGACCTGGAGATCGACACCTCCCGGCACGGCCCGGACGACGTGGTGGAGATCCTGCTGGGGCTGGCCGGTCAGCCGGCGGCGACCGGCGGGCGGAGCGCCAACTCGCCCAGTTCCAGCAACCGCCGCTCGGACGGGGACGCCGGCGGCGCGGTGTAG
- a CDS encoding helix-turn-helix transcriptional regulator, whose product MTSGSPVGEFLMSRRAAIEPEDVGLADPSRRRRVPGLRREEVAVLAGVSVDYYTKLEQGRVGTVSEQVLDAVETALRLGRLERLHLRSLLNPSGIHTRTVRSITRRARPELISMINALDPVPAVIHGPHLEVLGINRAGALLLDDFQAMPVAERNMARWMFLSPRARVVYRNWAEIAPQMVAVLRAAAISAGAAGDPDDHLAGLVAELATASWEFAAMWADYRLFEHTHGIKEFFHEAVGPMSLRYETLALPGDPGQTVILYTAPPASPSERRLLELGELALRPPVAAG is encoded by the coding sequence ATGACCAGCGGATCCCCGGTCGGTGAGTTCCTGATGTCCCGGCGCGCCGCGATCGAGCCGGAGGACGTCGGCCTGGCCGACCCGTCCCGCCGCCGCCGGGTGCCGGGGCTGCGCCGGGAGGAGGTGGCGGTCCTCGCCGGGGTCAGCGTCGACTACTACACCAAGCTCGAGCAGGGCCGGGTCGGCACGGTGTCGGAACAGGTGCTGGACGCCGTCGAGACCGCGCTCCGGCTCGGGCGTCTCGAGCGACTGCACCTCCGGTCGCTGCTCAACCCCTCCGGTATCCACACCCGGACGGTCCGGAGCATCACCAGACGCGCTCGGCCGGAACTGATCTCGATGATCAACGCACTGGACCCGGTGCCGGCGGTGATCCACGGGCCGCACCTGGAGGTGCTCGGCATCAACCGCGCCGGGGCGCTGCTGCTCGACGACTTCCAGGCCATGCCGGTCGCCGAGCGGAACATGGCAAGGTGGATGTTCCTGTCCCCGCGGGCCCGGGTGGTCTACCGCAACTGGGCCGAGATCGCCCCGCAGATGGTCGCGGTGCTGCGGGCCGCGGCGATCTCGGCCGGCGCGGCCGGGGATCCGGACGACCACCTCGCCGGGCTGGTGGCGGAGCTGGCCACGGCATCCTGGGAGTTCGCGGCGATGTGGGCCGACTACCGGCTGTTCGAGCACACCCACGGGATCAAGGAGTTCTTCCACGAGGCTGTCGGTCCGATGTCGCTGCGCTACGAGACCCTGGCACTGCCAGGTGATCCCGGGCAGACGGTGATCCTCTACACCGCGCCGCCGGCGTCCCCGTCCGAGCGGCGGTTGCTGGAACTGGGCGAGTTGGCGCTCCGCCCGCCGGTCGCCGCCGGCTGA
- a CDS encoding VOC family protein, protein MPLPASPPVDPTSPFASMRGHHTAIRYPNFVAARSFWVDVMDWRVLQTWPYGELTLAYVSPPAQDDFHLEILAGPGAAPQQVYGDVDASLAASGFNHVCLSVDSVDDTLAVLRARGVDVVNAPFEIDDISARLAFFRDPWGNMFELSERTGHVHP, encoded by the coding sequence GTGCCGCTTCCCGCATCGCCCCCGGTCGACCCGACCTCCCCCTTCGCCTCCATGCGCGGGCACCACACCGCGATCCGCTACCCGAATTTCGTTGCGGCACGGTCGTTCTGGGTCGACGTCATGGACTGGCGCGTGCTGCAGACCTGGCCCTACGGGGAGTTGACCCTGGCCTACGTCTCGCCACCCGCGCAGGACGACTTCCACCTGGAGATCCTGGCCGGTCCGGGTGCCGCCCCGCAGCAGGTCTACGGGGATGTCGACGCCAGCCTGGCCGCGTCCGGGTTCAACCACGTGTGCCTGTCGGTGGACAGCGTCGACGACACCCTGGCGGTGCTGCGGGCACGCGGGGTCGACGTGGTCAACGCGCCGTTCGAGATCGACGACATCAGCGCCCGGCTCGCCTTCTTCCGGGACCCCTGGGGCAACATGTTCGAACTGTCCGAGCGGACCGGGCACGTCCATCCCTGA
- a CDS encoding DUF3817 domain-containing protein produces MPAEPRPTTPDSTAPADSAAPAPVVPPKIRAALSRYRVSAFVVGWGLILLVLLMILKYGFGGATGRFDWTVAVWGPIHGVLYVVYVLLAFDLAYKDRWSLLGILKVILAGVIPGVSFVAERWVHRSVLARRKI; encoded by the coding sequence GTGCCCGCTGAACCCCGCCCGACGACTCCCGACAGCACGGCTCCCGCTGACAGCGCGGCCCCCGCGCCGGTCGTGCCGCCGAAGATCAGGGCGGCGCTGTCCCGGTACCGGGTGTCCGCCTTCGTGGTCGGCTGGGGGCTCATCCTGCTGGTGCTGCTGATGATCCTGAAGTACGGCTTCGGCGGCGCCACCGGCCGGTTCGACTGGACGGTCGCCGTGTGGGGCCCGATCCACGGTGTGCTGTACGTGGTCTACGTGCTGCTGGCCTTCGACCTCGCCTACAAGGACCGCTGGTCGCTGCTCGGCATCCTCAAGGTGATCCTGGCCGGCGTGATCCCCGGCGTCTCCTTCGTCGCCGAGCGCTGGGTGCACCGCAGCGTGCTGGCCCGCCGCAAGATCTGA
- the cofC gene encoding 2-phospho-L-lactate guanylyltransferase: MRFPSLTVVVPVKHTGRGKSRLQLPDDRRAALAAAFAQDTVSAIARVCAVLVVAEDVRDLDPVAGLAGVTVRRTEAVGLNPAIRDGLDQLDPALPAAVLPADLPGLDPADLAAALDLGTGRGFAVVPDRDTIGTTLLMADRADRVDPHYGGASFRRHQEAGAIPLPVGARSSLRRDVDLPGDLDELRASTGTLGPATAALLAGWARSA, from the coding sequence GTGCGGTTCCCCTCGTTGACGGTCGTCGTCCCGGTCAAGCACACCGGGCGTGGTAAGAGCCGGTTGCAGCTGCCGGACGACCGGCGTGCTGCGCTGGCGGCCGCGTTCGCACAGGACACGGTGTCGGCGATCGCCCGGGTCTGCGCGGTGCTGGTGGTGGCGGAGGACGTACGCGACCTGGACCCGGTCGCCGGCCTGGCGGGGGTGACGGTGCGGCGCACCGAGGCGGTCGGGCTCAACCCGGCGATCAGGGACGGGCTCGATCAGCTGGACCCGGCACTGCCCGCCGCGGTGCTGCCGGCCGATCTGCCCGGGCTGGATCCCGCCGACCTGGCCGCGGCGCTGGACCTCGGGACCGGTCGCGGGTTCGCCGTGGTGCCCGATCGGGACACCATCGGCACCACCCTGCTGATGGCGGACCGGGCCGACCGGGTGGACCCGCACTACGGCGGGGCGAGTTTCCGGCGGCACCAGGAGGCCGGCGCCATCCCGTTGCCGGTCGGGGCCCGGTCCTCGCTGAGGCGGGATGTCGACCTGCCCGGCGACCTCGACGAGCTGCGTGCGTCCACGGGCACCCTCGGACCGGCGACCGCCGCGCTGCTGGCCGGCTGGGCCCGCTCGGCCTGA
- a CDS encoding polyphosphate kinase 2 family protein: protein MGSSKAGERPSGKAAKKSRKESAKKSGRKSAKKDSAKKDSANKAVAVAPPFPATGPGRLPAPKPAPGHLQERRTGAGPSSATEAFRVPRLVPPFSSWSTVGADIGPESEKQAEKAMEDISERLAQLQERLYAQGQAGDRRRVLVILQGMDTSGKDGVTRHVLDAVNPLGLHLASFKKPTAEELAHDFLWRIEKQVPEPGVIGVFNRSQYEDVLVVRVHELVPPAVWGKRFAQINAFERRLYRQGVTVLKCFLHISPETQKERLLARLDDPEKYWKYNPGDVDERAYWDAYQAAYADVLRRCNTLVAPWHVIPSDEKWYRNWAVAQLLVETLERIDPQFPPADFDVEAERARLEQL, encoded by the coding sequence ATGGGTTCCAGCAAGGCCGGCGAACGGCCCTCCGGGAAAGCGGCGAAGAAGTCTCGCAAGGAGTCGGCGAAGAAGTCCGGTAGGAAGTCCGCCAAGAAGGACTCTGCCAAGAAGGACTCTGCCAACAAGGCTGTGGCAGTGGCTCCGCCGTTCCCCGCGACCGGGCCCGGTCGGCTGCCGGCACCGAAGCCGGCCCCGGGCCATCTGCAGGAGCGGCGGACCGGAGCAGGACCGTCGAGCGCGACCGAGGCCTTCCGGGTGCCGCGGCTGGTGCCGCCGTTCTCGTCGTGGAGCACCGTCGGCGCCGACATCGGGCCGGAGTCGGAGAAGCAGGCCGAGAAGGCGATGGAGGACATCAGCGAGAGGCTGGCGCAGCTGCAGGAGCGGCTCTACGCACAGGGGCAGGCGGGCGACCGGCGCCGGGTGCTGGTGATCCTGCAGGGCATGGACACCTCCGGGAAGGACGGCGTCACCAGGCACGTGCTGGACGCGGTCAACCCGCTCGGCCTGCACCTGGCGTCGTTCAAGAAGCCGACCGCGGAGGAACTGGCGCACGATTTCCTCTGGCGGATCGAGAAGCAGGTCCCGGAGCCGGGTGTCATCGGTGTGTTCAACCGCTCGCAGTACGAGGACGTGCTGGTGGTGCGCGTGCACGAGCTCGTGCCGCCCGCGGTGTGGGGCAAGCGGTTCGCCCAGATCAATGCCTTCGAGCGGCGGCTGTACCGGCAGGGCGTGACGGTGCTGAAGTGCTTCCTGCACATCTCGCCGGAGACGCAGAAGGAGCGGCTGCTGGCCCGGCTGGACGACCCGGAGAAGTACTGGAAGTACAACCCGGGCGACGTCGACGAACGTGCCTACTGGGACGCCTACCAGGCGGCCTACGCCGACGTGCTGCGCCGGTGCAACACCCTGGTGGCGCCGTGGCACGTCATCCCGTCCGACGAGAAGTGGTACCGCAACTGGGCTGTCGCGCAGCTGCTGGTCGAGACCCTGGAGCGGATCGATCCGCAGTTCCCGCCGGCGGACTTCGACGTCGAGGCGGAACGGGCCCGGCTGGAGCAGCTCTGA
- the rocD gene encoding ornithine--oxo-acid transaminase — translation MTAQPATDQVDTRDPGYFLGLDDTWCAHNYHPLPVVVASAEGAWVTDVAGHRYLDMLAGYSALNFGHRHPDLIAATIEQLGRVTLTSRAFHHDQLGLFCQELAELTGTDMVLPMNSGAEAVESAIKVARKWAYRVKGVPENRAQIITAGGNFHGRTISIVSFSDDPVATADYGPFTPGFVAVKYGDAEALQSAISADTAAVLLEPIQGEAGVLVPPPGYLAEVRRLCDEHDVLLIADEIQSGLGRTGELLALDHDGVRADLYTLGKALGGGILPVSAVVGRRDVLGVLTPGSHGSTFGGNPLSCAVGRAVVALLRTGEMQQRARELGAHLHARLGELVGHGVAEVRGRGLWAGVELSPEIGLGRPVSEELARRGVLVKETHDTTLRFAPPLVITRDEVDTAVDTLAAVLQEIRG, via the coding sequence GTGACCGCGCAGCCCGCGACCGACCAGGTGGACACCCGGGACCCCGGCTACTTCCTGGGCCTGGACGACACCTGGTGCGCGCACAACTACCACCCACTGCCGGTGGTCGTGGCCTCGGCGGAGGGCGCGTGGGTCACCGACGTCGCCGGCCACCGCTACCTGGACATGCTGGCCGGCTACTCGGCCCTCAACTTCGGCCACCGGCACCCGGACCTGATTGCCGCGACGATCGAGCAGCTGGGCCGGGTCACCCTGACCTCGCGCGCCTTCCACCACGACCAGCTCGGGCTGTTCTGCCAAGAGCTGGCCGAGCTCACCGGTACCGACATGGTGCTGCCGATGAACTCCGGCGCCGAGGCCGTCGAGTCCGCGATCAAGGTGGCGCGGAAGTGGGCGTACCGGGTCAAGGGCGTGCCGGAGAACCGGGCGCAGATCATCACCGCCGGCGGCAACTTCCACGGCCGCACCATCTCCATCGTCTCGTTCTCCGACGACCCGGTGGCCACCGCCGACTACGGCCCCTTCACCCCCGGGTTCGTGGCCGTGAAGTACGGCGATGCGGAGGCCCTGCAGTCCGCCATCAGCGCGGACACCGCCGCCGTGCTGCTGGAACCGATCCAGGGCGAGGCCGGTGTGCTGGTACCGCCGCCCGGCTACCTGGCCGAGGTCCGCCGGCTCTGCGACGAGCACGACGTGCTGCTGATCGCCGACGAGATCCAGTCCGGGCTGGGCCGGACCGGGGAGCTGCTGGCGCTGGACCACGATGGCGTGCGGGCCGACCTCTACACGCTCGGCAAGGCCCTCGGCGGCGGGATCCTGCCGGTGTCGGCGGTGGTCGGTCGGCGGGATGTGCTCGGTGTGCTGACCCCGGGCAGCCACGGGTCGACCTTCGGCGGCAACCCGCTGTCCTGCGCGGTGGGCCGGGCGGTCGTCGCCCTGCTGCGCACCGGCGAGATGCAGCAGCGGGCCCGGGAGCTGGGCGCGCACCTGCACGCCCGGCTCGGCGAACTGGTCGGCCACGGGGTGGCCGAGGTACGCGGCCGCGGGCTGTGGGCCGGGGTGGAGCTGTCCCCGGAGATCGGGCTCGGCCGGCCGGTCAGCGAGGAGCTGGCGCGGCGTGGGGTGCTGGTCAAGGAGACCCACGACACCACCCTGCGGTTCGCCCCGCCCCTGGTCATCACCCGTGACGAGGTGGACACGGCGGTCGACACCCTCGCCGCCGTGCTGCAGGAGATCCGCGGCTGA